From a single Brassica napus cultivar Da-Ae chromosome C9, Da-Ae, whole genome shotgun sequence genomic region:
- the LOC111209869 gene encoding putative transcription factor bHLH041 has product MKIGESLREWFPQDFIRKSSPPNSDYLRPQPPPSSSSSSFRSVDSPQNISEFSSPLFPLFPEPSTTTDDAVNVLLHSLLAPVTSTPTGNMIHQQQQESLFRNSKREEEAITKAILAVLTTSSTPPSTSSPPLRKRRATAFKRYYCMDNGGGGSGRAPSSVRKQSMSRRAISFYTRLNIYRRERFARASSTTSGGGDRSGPTATQLHHMISERRRREKLNESFLALRSLLPQGTKVRDTIFLFSLYKFLLHFYLSSLTIQYLIKKN; this is encoded by the coding sequence ATGAAAATAGGAGAAAGTCTTCGAGAATGGTTCCCTCAAGATTTCATTAGAAAGTCTTCTCCGCCCAACTCCGACTATCTCCGGCCACAGCCTCCTccgtcttcatcttcttcttcttttagatcAGTAGACAGTCCTCAAAACATCTCAGAATTTTCCTCTCCCTTATTCCCGCTCTTCCCTGAACCTTCAACGACTACTGATGACGCCGTTAACGTTCTGTTACATTCGCTGCTAGCTCCAGTCACCTCAACACCAACGGGCAACATGATCCATCAGCAACAACAAGAGTCTTTGTTTCGAAATAGTAAACGTGAGGAGGAAGCAATAACGAAAGCTATCTTAGCGGTTTTAACGACGTCGTCAACTCCTCCGTCTACTTCGTCTCCGCCGCTGCGAAAAAGAAGGGCCACCGCTTTTAAGAGATATTACTGCATGGATAACGGCGGCGGTGGGAGCGGTAGAGCGCCATCGAGCGTACGGAAGCAAAGTATGTCGAGAAGAGCGATATCGTTTTACACTAGGCTTAACATCTACCGAAGAGAGCGTTTTGCTAGGGCAAGCTCTACTACGAGCGGCGGCGGCGATAGAAGCGGGCCAACAGCTACGCAGTTGCATCATATGATATCGGAGAGGAGACGGCGAGAGAAGCTTAATGAGAGCTTTCTAGCATTGAGATCTCTCCTTCCTCAGGGAACTAAGGTACGTGATacaatctttttattttctttatataagtTCCTATTACATTTTTATCTCAGTTCACTTACCATacaatatttgataaaaaaaaattaa